A window from Acidimicrobiia bacterium encodes these proteins:
- a CDS encoding lipase family protein, producing MSRLAGTIAVAVTVVIGIAPAPATAGTARPSADSTATIGPGGAGFYEPPDPLPPGEPGELIWYRETDDPVAGAGRSFRVLYHSRREDGSDTAVSGIVSVPEGPAPPGGWPVESYGHPTTGITDCDAPSLWGGAEPSIPGTIDARTDYEGLGTPGEHTYLVGGALGRNMLDIARAAGQIPEVDASSQVVLRGYSEGGHAALFAGEQARSYAPELDVVGVVAAAPAVELLELLRTSARTPSAIGYAGYAAWGYSHAYDLPLADVLTPEAIDALTKTADCLGDPPERSIWDFTADEALIRDPWGLPEWMQRIDQNTPGRRPSIPVWIFAGGKDLVIPLKAVNGFVERACEQGTHVTLFVNPSGGHAGITSGELIDGWVDARRAHEPPGESTCDADGAPPPPTRSSVDHDGEQPVVAAAQPATPTRATPTFTG from the coding sequence ATGTCACGTTTAGCAGGAACCATCGCAGTTGCCGTCACGGTCGTCATTGGAATCGCCCCCGCTCCCGCGACCGCCGGGACGGCCCGGCCCTCGGCCGACTCCACGGCGACGATCGGCCCCGGGGGAGCCGGCTTCTACGAGCCCCCCGACCCCCTTCCGCCCGGGGAGCCCGGTGAGCTGATCTGGTACCGGGAGACCGACGATCCTGTCGCCGGCGCAGGACGGAGCTTCCGGGTGCTCTACCACTCCCGGCGTGAGGACGGTTCCGACACGGCCGTGTCGGGCATCGTCAGCGTGCCCGAGGGCCCGGCCCCACCGGGCGGGTGGCCGGTCGAGAGCTACGGGCACCCGACGACGGGTATCACCGACTGCGACGCGCCGTCGCTCTGGGGTGGGGCCGAACCGTCGATACCCGGCACGATCGACGCCCGGACCGACTACGAGGGGTTGGGAACCCCCGGCGAGCACACCTACCTCGTCGGCGGGGCCCTCGGGCGGAACATGCTCGACATCGCGCGGGCCGCAGGCCAGATCCCCGAGGTCGACGCGTCGAGCCAGGTCGTTCTGCGCGGGTACTCCGAGGGAGGACACGCCGCTCTCTTCGCAGGCGAACAGGCCCGGAGCTACGCACCCGAGCTGGATGTCGTCGGCGTCGTCGCTGCTGCACCCGCCGTGGAACTGCTGGAGCTCCTCCGGACGTCGGCGCGTACCCCGAGCGCGATCGGCTACGCCGGTTATGCCGCGTGGGGGTACTCGCACGCTTACGACCTCCCGCTCGCCGACGTGCTGACCCCGGAGGCGATCGACGCTCTCACGAAGACGGCCGACTGCCTGGGTGACCCACCGGAGCGGAGCATCTGGGACTTCACGGCCGACGAGGCCCTGATCCGCGATCCCTGGGGACTACCGGAGTGGATGCAGCGGATCGACCAGAACACACCTGGACGGCGACCCTCGATACCCGTGTGGATCTTCGCAGGCGGCAAGGACCTCGTCATCCCGCTGAAGGCGGTCAACGGCTTCGTCGAGCGGGCGTGCGAGCAGGGAACGCACGTGACGCTGTTCGTGAATCCCTCCGGAGGCCACGCGGGAATCACGAGCGGTGAGCTCATCGACGGATGGGTCGACGCGCGACGCGCCCACGAGCCACCCGGTGAGTCGACGTGTGATGCCGACGGAGCCCCACCTCCCCCGACGCGATCGTCGGTCGACCACGATGGGGAACAACCTGTCGTGGCGGCCGCGCAGCCGGCGACACCGACCCGGGCGACACCCACGTTCACCGGGTGA
- a CDS encoding nucleoside deaminase has protein sequence MRVALDEAAAAAEHDDVPVGAVVARAGTGEILARRHNERELTGDPTAHAEILALRDAAAATGTWRLDDCALVVTLEPCPMCAGAAWASRITTIVYGATDPKAGSTGSLYNLAADPRLNHESEVVEGIEAGEASALLRDFFSARRPGG, from the coding sequence ATGCGCGTCGCGCTCGACGAGGCCGCCGCGGCCGCCGAGCACGACGACGTTCCCGTGGGCGCCGTCGTGGCGCGCGCCGGAACGGGCGAGATCCTGGCCCGCCGCCACAACGAGCGGGAGCTCACCGGCGACCCGACGGCACACGCGGAGATCCTGGCGCTGCGCGACGCCGCGGCGGCCACGGGAACCTGGCGTCTCGACGACTGTGCCCTCGTTGTCACGCTGGAGCCCTGTCCGATGTGTGCCGGCGCCGCCTGGGCGTCCCGGATCACCACCATCGTCTACGGTGCCACCGACCCGAAGGCCGGATCGACCGGGAGCCTCTACAACCTCGCCGCCGACCCCCGCCTGAACCACGAATCCGAGGTGGTGGAAGGGATCGAGGCCGGTGAAGCGTCGGCGCTGCTGCGCGACTTCTTCTCGGCCAGGCGACCGGGCGGGTGA